A stretch of Aureispira sp. CCB-E DNA encodes these proteins:
- a CDS encoding secretin and TonB N-terminal domain-containing protein: protein MRLRYWGVVLLLLVMGTCHAQFDRIDNLTDALENFSTDHKNLNRKIDIAALGSVQEIITSIAQQTKVNITIDPNINQNVISNFTKVKVKDILIYLCRQYNLDLKFTGSIISVVPYQVPPKPPTLKEIGVYYNKYNSTLSLDLKNDTLANVARKITQQSGQNVIISPQAQNQKVNGFVDKQPVGNALKFLAKSNGLYLTETPEGAFFLRTNTEVPPEEIEETKKKKNLIIGGGVDYEAIENLALTVKLDSINEEYRMDIQAINVPFVQIIKGVSIEMGKDYFLFDAQGTIATSGATNNPAQINKYNRNRNTNNGNVGSNGISLKLENVTYEEFLNYILKGTNLTYKIDNDIYLIGDREMEGLRQTKTIQLQYRSAKEIEKLIPKELQDKIAMYPFLELNAIILSGSAPNIREVEDFLRGIDKLVPVVMIELIIMDVQRTRLTETGLQMGIGEKPVEKERIGLSPGFDFQLGASSVNKLLNMLAGQGIVNLGNVLPNFYLSIQAMEDVGLVKTHSRPQLSTLNSHEANFNIGETRYYLETRTTVQGVQGAVTQQDANYKSVQADFTINVTPYVSGDEQITLEIDVQQSDFLGELQLNAPPAQVTRKFDSQIRVKNGDMIALGGLETKEKSKTGQGLPGLARVPVLNWFGNRKNRKSNSELIIFIKPTIVY from the coding sequence ATGAGATTACGATATTGGGGAGTTGTTCTTCTTTTATTAGTAATGGGAACCTGTCATGCTCAATTTGATAGAATTGATAACTTGACCGATGCCTTGGAGAATTTTTCGACCGACCACAAAAATTTAAATCGAAAGATTGATATTGCTGCTTTAGGCTCTGTCCAAGAAATTATTACCTCTATAGCCCAACAAACTAAAGTTAACATTACAATTGATCCAAATATTAATCAGAATGTTATTAGCAATTTTACCAAAGTAAAAGTCAAGGATATCTTAATTTACCTTTGTCGGCAGTACAATTTAGATTTAAAATTTACAGGTTCTATTATTTCTGTTGTTCCCTATCAAGTGCCTCCCAAACCTCCTACACTAAAAGAAATAGGCGTTTATTATAATAAATACAATTCTACGCTAAGTTTGGATTTAAAGAACGATACCTTAGCCAATGTAGCAAGAAAAATTACGCAGCAAAGCGGTCAAAATGTTATTATAAGTCCGCAAGCACAAAATCAAAAGGTAAATGGTTTTGTAGACAAACAGCCTGTTGGAAATGCTCTAAAATTTCTAGCCAAAAGTAACGGCTTGTATCTAACAGAGACCCCCGAAGGCGCTTTCTTTTTAAGAACAAATACAGAAGTTCCACCAGAAGAAATTGAAGAAACGAAAAAGAAAAAGAACCTTATTATTGGCGGAGGGGTCGATTATGAAGCCATAGAAAATTTGGCGTTAACTGTGAAACTGGATTCTATTAATGAGGAGTATCGAATGGATATTCAGGCAATTAATGTTCCTTTTGTACAAATTATAAAAGGGGTGTCAATTGAAATGGGGAAAGACTATTTCTTATTTGATGCACAGGGAACGATTGCAACTTCTGGCGCAACAAACAATCCTGCTCAAATTAATAAATACAATCGAAACCGAAATACCAATAATGGCAATGTAGGTTCTAATGGGATTAGCCTAAAATTAGAAAACGTTACTTACGAAGAATTTTTAAACTACATTCTCAAAGGAACAAATCTGACCTACAAAATAGACAATGATATTTATTTGATTGGAGATAGAGAAATGGAAGGCTTGCGCCAAACCAAAACCATTCAGTTGCAATATCGTTCTGCCAAGGAAATCGAGAAGCTAATTCCCAAAGAATTACAAGATAAAATTGCCATGTATCCTTTCTTGGAGTTGAATGCAATTATTCTAAGTGGCTCGGCACCTAATATTCGAGAAGTAGAGGACTTTTTGAGAGGAATTGACAAATTGGTGCCTGTGGTGATGATTGAGTTGATAATTATGGATGTGCAACGAACTCGACTGACGGAAACAGGGCTTCAAATGGGAATTGGTGAGAAACCTGTCGAAAAAGAACGCATTGGACTATCTCCTGGGTTTGATTTTCAGTTGGGGGCTAGTTCTGTCAATAAGTTGCTAAATATGTTAGCAGGACAAGGAATTGTGAATCTAGGAAACGTACTGCCAAACTTTTATTTATCTATTCAAGCGATGGAAGATGTTGGATTGGTAAAAACGCATTCTAGACCACAGCTTTCCACTTTAAATAGTCATGAGGCAAATTTTAATATTGGAGAAACACGGTATTATCTAGAGACAAGAACTACGGTGCAAGGGGTACAAGGAGCTGTGACACAGCAAGATGCCAATTATAAATCTGTACAAGCAGATTTTACAATTAACGTAACACCGTATGTGTCAGGAGATGAACAAATTACTTTGGAAATTGACGTGCAACAATCCGACTTTTTGGGAGAATTACAACTAAATGCTCCACCGGCACAAGTTACTCGAAAATTTGATTCTCAAATTCGCGTCAAAAATGGAGATATGATTGCTTTGGGAGGTTTAGAAACCAAAGAAAAAAGCAAAACAGGACAAGGTCTGCCAGGCTTGGCTAGAGTTCCAGTGTTAAATTGGTTTGGAAATCGAAAGAACAGGAAAAGTAATAGTGAATTGATTATCTTTATTAAGCCAACTATTGTTTATTAG
- a CDS encoding GspE/PulE family protein, protein MDNLELQQVDRSILQLVSTEQAWHYKIIPFQKKEGVLYCAAIEEENTSVEELEVLLGAEIVLKYVPANTLQPFLSQYYRRQAREQKSKVLDKNQDILDQLIHEAHQLGSSDIHIETYEHKCRVRIRIDGELVERYHLEKATYPSLVNKIKIRANLDIAEKRLPQDGRIFFQNNHQKFDLRVSILPTLYGEKVVMRLLSSDIGNIALEELGFEQQQLEDYLEGIKRPNGIVLISGPTGSGKTTTLYATMHLLNETSRNITTIEDPIEYTLEGINQVQLKEAIGLDFSSAMRTFLRQDPNIIMVGEIRDKDTAEMAIRASLVGRLVLSTIHTNSAWGIIPRLVDMGIPAYLLADTLNTAVAQRLVRLLCVHCKEEQPLSAKEYPRNYKASLALTTQYVAKGCDHCFYTGYKGRKAVYEIIPLDEELANLVKQEEFNVKELLKEKGISSLADNAFELLKKGLTSMDEIYPILASR, encoded by the coding sequence ATGGATAATTTAGAACTTCAACAAGTCGATCGTAGTATTTTACAATTAGTAAGTACAGAACAAGCTTGGCATTATAAAATTATCCCTTTTCAAAAAAAGGAAGGGGTCTTGTATTGTGCAGCGATAGAAGAAGAAAATACGTCTGTGGAAGAATTGGAAGTCTTGTTAGGAGCAGAAATTGTTTTAAAATATGTTCCAGCGAACACATTGCAACCTTTCTTGAGTCAATACTATAGGCGACAAGCTAGAGAACAAAAGAGCAAGGTATTAGATAAAAATCAAGACATCTTGGATCAACTAATTCATGAAGCACATCAATTAGGTTCTAGTGATATACACATTGAGACCTACGAGCACAAATGTCGAGTACGAATTCGTATTGATGGAGAATTAGTAGAACGATATCATCTAGAAAAAGCAACCTACCCTAGTTTAGTCAACAAAATTAAGATTCGCGCCAATTTGGATATTGCAGAAAAACGCTTGCCGCAAGATGGACGTATTTTCTTTCAGAATAACCATCAGAAATTTGATTTACGGGTTTCTATTTTGCCTACTTTATATGGCGAAAAGGTGGTGATGCGTTTGTTGAGTAGTGATATAGGAAATATTGCGTTAGAAGAATTGGGCTTTGAACAACAACAATTAGAAGACTATCTAGAGGGCATAAAACGACCTAATGGAATTGTTTTGATTAGCGGTCCCACAGGTTCAGGAAAGACAACCACTTTGTATGCTACGATGCACTTGTTGAACGAAACGAGTCGAAATATTACGACAATAGAAGACCCTATTGAATATACATTAGAGGGGATTAATCAAGTGCAATTAAAAGAAGCCATTGGTTTGGATTTTTCTTCTGCGATGCGAACATTTTTGCGCCAAGATCCTAACATTATCATGGTAGGAGAAATACGAGATAAGGATACCGCGGAAATGGCGATTCGTGCTTCTTTGGTTGGGCGTTTGGTGTTGTCTACCATTCACACCAATTCAGCTTGGGGGATCATTCCACGTTTAGTTGATATGGGGATTCCTGCCTATTTATTAGCAGATACACTTAATACAGCAGTCGCCCAACGACTGGTTCGCTTGCTTTGTGTGCATTGCAAGGAAGAACAACCCTTATCAGCCAAAGAATATCCTAGAAATTACAAGGCGTCTCTTGCATTGACAACACAATACGTAGCCAAAGGCTGTGACCACTGTTTTTATACGGGATATAAAGGTCGAAAAGCTGTTTATGAAATTATTCCACTAGATGAAGAATTGGCAAATTTGGTCAAACAAGAGGAGTTTAATGTAAAAGAACTACTAAAAGAAAAAGGAATTAGTTCTTTAGCTGACAATGCCTTTGAATTGCTTAAAAAGGGACTAACTTCTATGGACGAAATTTATCCCATCTTAGCCAGTCGTTAA
- a CDS encoding prepilin peptidase yields the protein MHPYYWLCLVLGMVVYQDFKDRAISVWTIPSIFLLGLYAAWSSPTWEPWFLYFNLSFVAIQLIGVSLYFSIKHKQWINITEHYLGWGDIYFFLAITTLFSPAQFCCFFIGSLILILLVTGIYHWSVQKIKTIPLAGAMSLCWLLYLIALYYYNTSSYNDWSLLQYIYG from the coding sequence ATGCATCCTTATTATTGGCTTTGTTTGGTTTTGGGAATGGTTGTTTATCAAGATTTTAAAGACAGAGCGATTAGCGTTTGGACGATTCCCTCTATTTTTTTGTTAGGATTGTATGCAGCTTGGTCAAGTCCTACATGGGAGCCTTGGTTTTTGTATTTTAATCTTTCTTTTGTGGCAATACAATTGATAGGAGTTAGTCTCTATTTCTCCATCAAACACAAACAATGGATCAACATTACAGAGCATTATTTGGGATGGGGTGATATTTACTTTTTTTTAGCTATCACAACACTATTTTCTCCTGCACAATTTTGTTGTTTTTTTATAGGCTCCCTAATATTAATTTTATTGGTAACAGGCATTTATCATTGGAGCGTACAAAAAATTAAAACCATTCCGCTCGCTGGTGCCATGAGCCTTTGTTGGTTGCTTTATTTAATAGCACTTTATTATTATAATACTTCTTCTTACAACGATTGGAGTTTATTACAATACATTTATGGATAA
- a CDS encoding prepilin-type N-terminal cleavage/methylation domain-containing protein, protein MNKKLPAFTLTELMMVLVIIGILILLALPNLQGLFGQAYSLEAKKQLKYIQTLQKAYYQTNFRYTDNFQELRFEAPALKQTGGDALYVYEVVNASKENFIARATASEDFDGDGQLNVWEVDKTGTLKETVLD, encoded by the coding sequence ATGAATAAAAAACTTCCCGCATTTACCCTGACTGAATTGATGATGGTATTGGTCATCATCGGAATTCTAATTTTATTAGCCTTGCCCAATTTGCAAGGATTGTTTGGACAAGCTTACAGCTTGGAAGCCAAAAAACAATTAAAATACATTCAAACCTTACAAAAGGCATATTACCAAACCAATTTTCGATATACTGACAATTTTCAAGAACTGCGATTTGAAGCGCCTGCATTGAAACAAACAGGGGGAGATGCTTTGTATGTATACGAGGTGGTGAATGCCTCAAAAGAGAATTTTATTGCTAGAGCAACGGCTTCTGAAGACTTTGATGGTGATGGACAACTCAATGTTTGGGAGGTCGATAAAACGGGAACGCTCAAAGAAACCGTACTGGATTAA
- a CDS encoding WG repeat-containing protein, whose translation MLRPFLVMIFAIAALVVEAQQNQHLYPVHINKKWGMMDVNGNLIVNPSYSAIGAFQDGLYAIAEKEGLLGVLDTTGALVIPCQYDWMDYIGRGLFSVKTEGANWRVINTEQKLILDDMAASIEFLEDAFLSYEEITGLGLAHLKKGVILPPQFEKFSFLKNKFIVAKDEEGIEKLYDYDGKVILGAGYDRIAVQDNLIWAKRSGKWGAFNEEGVNVIPHNWLNYKAIGNKFYRFVDEENKIALYSVELNTVLLKGCKQVKVFDENHVEVIMASGVRSLIDGTGQTVLSGAYDFITKFGKNTFRVRENGLEGVLNQDGSVLIPLIYDHISNLNTTVAIARKGKKYGIINNNGEIVVPIAYPPSLELNDNNARYQDDKGNLQLFAFDENGQLSNNTKFSNLKSLKVRSSGRTFRSTTTVNNTNNATSNPFQISDSLCWKYHTRARKWGLWHIQEERYKFAPQWASVQVFKKQGISIVEKEKIDIGGRINTGRIRFKIHEVYGVFSNVHGLPVTKMEFLDIKTSDFTLRNMDIARCVFVGGKHGLIAQNGKIIKRGFAYIGEFVEGKARATKKGRLLVDLEGKIERPIGKAAPFFNDFLAAYIFDNDNDPKYFEAFKKEGTLYCADAEWGYLDTLGMVHSPFKYDYAENYSNDRALVRKEGKWGMLDEEGNEILPPAYDNFNFLPKSNQQLFFIAQHRVLHGAIDSNANIVVPVQYLKVRDYQEDRVAVKNLSGRWGFVNRSGKEVIKSKYRIARDFSEGLAVIFDQSRWGAIDPSGNVVIKPQYLRMGDFKEGKAWVHLPKGKKGYISPTGELLFAGRFSRLTDFKNGIARVYIRKKGWGLINTQGEFILKPKRRYENISAFNEYGLAKVKIGKKYRLMNQRGELVGKKAYGKIRDFKEGFAVVRIQPLGKKALGKTNLNWMFIDTTGTLVCDKEFRQLKDFSEGRAAFTSDESKRGYINTKGDVVIEPTYFRVEPFQGNRAVVWESYNKTGVVDTTGNVIIPVKYNKILDINKGLALVRRNSWTYYFVHEDTKRHTPNNFTGAMRFENHVAPVRVKNKWGVINEKGLQLLTPKYAKITPFKKGVANVSITNLLGVVDLQGKIIIQPEYEYVDYVGNGLFRVEQGDKVGYLNMEGNWVWEMQ comes from the coding sequence ATGTTGCGTCCCTTTTTGGTAATGATATTCGCCATAGCAGCTCTTGTCGTAGAGGCTCAACAAAATCAACATTTATACCCTGTTCATATTAATAAAAAATGGGGAATGATGGATGTTAACGGCAATTTGATTGTTAATCCTTCTTACAGTGCAATTGGTGCTTTTCAAGATGGTTTGTATGCTATTGCCGAAAAAGAGGGCTTGTTGGGTGTTTTGGATACAACAGGGGCTTTGGTGATTCCTTGTCAATATGACTGGATGGACTATATAGGTCGAGGACTATTTTCTGTCAAAACAGAAGGTGCGAATTGGCGTGTGATTAATACAGAGCAGAAACTTATCTTGGATGATATGGCTGCCAGTATTGAGTTTTTGGAAGATGCTTTTTTGTCTTATGAAGAAATCACAGGACTAGGCTTGGCACATCTCAAAAAAGGGGTGATTTTGCCACCCCAATTTGAAAAATTTAGTTTCCTAAAAAACAAATTTATTGTAGCCAAAGATGAAGAGGGCATAGAAAAATTGTACGATTATGACGGAAAAGTAATTTTGGGGGCAGGGTATGACCGAATTGCTGTTCAAGATAATTTAATTTGGGCAAAAAGGAGTGGTAAATGGGGGGCTTTTAATGAAGAAGGAGTGAATGTAATACCACATAATTGGCTTAATTACAAAGCAATAGGCAATAAGTTTTACCGATTTGTAGACGAAGAAAACAAAATAGCTCTGTATTCAGTAGAACTAAATACAGTCCTATTAAAAGGCTGCAAGCAGGTTAAGGTGTTTGATGAAAATCATGTAGAGGTAATTATGGCTAGTGGCGTAAGGTCTCTAATTGATGGGACAGGGCAAACAGTTTTGTCTGGAGCATATGATTTTATTACAAAGTTTGGAAAGAATACTTTTAGAGTAAGAGAAAATGGATTAGAGGGAGTCTTAAATCAAGACGGATCGGTTTTAATTCCTCTTATTTATGATCATATTAGCAATTTAAATACGACGGTAGCTATTGCTCGTAAGGGCAAAAAATATGGCATTATTAATAATAATGGGGAAATTGTTGTTCCTATTGCTTATCCTCCGTCACTGGAGTTAAATGATAACAATGCTCGTTATCAAGATGATAAAGGGAACTTACAGCTGTTTGCTTTTGATGAAAATGGTCAATTGTCAAATAATACAAAATTTTCAAATTTAAAGTCTTTAAAAGTACGTTCTTCAGGACGGACGTTTCGTTCTACTACTACTGTCAACAATACCAATAATGCTACCTCCAATCCTTTTCAAATTAGCGATAGTTTGTGTTGGAAATATCACACAAGAGCGAGAAAATGGGGACTGTGGCACATACAAGAAGAACGGTATAAATTTGCACCACAGTGGGCAAGTGTTCAAGTATTTAAGAAGCAAGGAATTTCGATCGTAGAAAAAGAAAAAATCGATATAGGAGGTCGTATTAATACAGGAAGAATTCGGTTCAAAATTCACGAAGTTTATGGTGTTTTCTCAAATGTACATGGGTTGCCTGTTACTAAAATGGAGTTTTTAGATATAAAAACATCTGATTTTACGCTTCGCAATATGGATATTGCCCGTTGTGTCTTTGTTGGAGGAAAACATGGTTTAATAGCACAAAATGGAAAGATTATAAAAAGAGGCTTTGCTTATATTGGTGAATTTGTAGAAGGAAAAGCTAGAGCGACCAAAAAAGGACGGTTATTGGTTGACTTAGAGGGAAAAATTGAACGTCCTATAGGAAAAGCAGCTCCATTTTTTAACGATTTTTTGGCTGCTTATATTTTTGACAACGACAATGACCCCAAATATTTTGAAGCATTTAAAAAGGAAGGGACACTGTATTGCGCAGATGCAGAATGGGGATACTTGGATACGTTAGGTATGGTGCACAGTCCTTTTAAGTATGATTATGCAGAGAATTATTCTAATGATAGAGCGCTGGTTAGAAAAGAAGGGAAATGGGGAATGTTAGACGAAGAGGGAAACGAAATACTGCCCCCAGCTTACGATAATTTCAATTTTCTACCTAAATCCAACCAGCAATTATTTTTTATTGCACAGCATCGAGTTTTGCATGGTGCGATTGATAGTAATGCCAATATAGTTGTTCCAGTACAATATTTGAAGGTTCGAGATTATCAAGAAGATCGAGTTGCGGTTAAAAATTTGTCTGGTCGTTGGGGTTTTGTCAATCGAAGTGGCAAAGAGGTGATAAAATCAAAGTATAGAATAGCGAGAGATTTTAGCGAAGGTCTGGCTGTTATTTTTGATCAATCAAGATGGGGCGCGATAGATCCTTCAGGGAATGTTGTTATTAAGCCTCAATATCTAAGAATGGGAGATTTTAAAGAAGGCAAGGCTTGGGTACATCTTCCTAAAGGAAAAAAAGGATACATCAGCCCCACAGGAGAGTTGTTATTTGCTGGTAGGTTCTCTCGTTTAACAGATTTTAAAAATGGTATAGCAAGAGTCTATATTCGCAAAAAAGGTTGGGGACTGATTAATACCCAAGGGGAATTTATCCTAAAACCGAAAAGGCGCTATGAGAATATAAGTGCTTTTAATGAATATGGACTAGCAAAAGTGAAAATTGGCAAAAAGTATCGTTTAATGAATCAAAGGGGTGAGCTAGTTGGAAAAAAAGCGTATGGTAAAATTCGTGATTTTAAGGAAGGCTTTGCTGTTGTTCGCATTCAACCACTAGGAAAGAAAGCATTGGGAAAAACGAATTTGAATTGGATGTTTATTGACACAACAGGTACCTTGGTTTGTGATAAAGAATTTCGTCAATTGAAGGACTTTTCAGAAGGGCGAGCTGCTTTTACTTCTGATGAATCTAAACGAGGGTACATTAATACCAAAGGCGATGTCGTTATTGAACCGACTTATTTTAGGGTAGAGCCATTTCAAGGCAATCGAGCTGTCGTTTGGGAGAGTTATAATAAAACGGGAGTTGTTGATACGACTGGAAATGTAATTATTCCTGTAAAATATAATAAAATTTTGGACATCAACAAAGGCTTGGCATTGGTGCGTAGAAATTCTTGGACGTATTATTTTGTGCATGAAGATACCAAACGACATACCCCCAACAATTTTACAGGGGCAATGAGATTTGAAAACCATGTCGCTCCTGTTCGAGTCAAAAACAAGTGGGGAGTCATTAATGAAAAGGGATTGCAACTCTTAACTCCTAAATATGCAAAAATTACGCCCTTTAAAAAAGGAGTGGCCAATGTGAGTATTACCAACTTACTAGGAGTGGTTGATTTGCAAGGAAAGATAATTATTCAGCCCGAATATGAGTACGTGGATTATGTGGGAAATGGCTTGTTTAGAGTAGAACAAGGGGATAAAGTAGGATATTTAAACATGGAAGGGAACTGGGTTTGGGAAATGCAATAG
- a CDS encoding DUF3124 domain-containing protein gives MKSLFYLLLLTACLFQSCELPKPAQPPTSDPILDQYNSTTNSSDLLYRDTVYIPIYSDIYSETKDVKFNLTATLSIRNTSLVDTIYIDDIDYYDTNGQLVRHYLVDQTLELSPMQSIEYVIEEDDTEGGTGANFIINWAANNQHVTPIFQGVMISTNGQQGISFLTEGVSICKK, from the coding sequence TTGAAATCATTATTTTACCTACTACTGTTGACAGCCTGTTTATTCCAGTCTTGCGAACTTCCTAAGCCTGCTCAACCACCAACTTCAGATCCAATTTTGGACCAATATAATTCTACGACAAACAGTAGTGATTTACTGTACCGAGATACGGTTTATATTCCAATTTACTCCGATATATACAGCGAGACCAAAGATGTGAAATTTAATTTAACGGCAACGCTAAGTATTCGAAATACAAGTTTAGTAGACACCATTTATATTGATGATATTGATTATTATGATACCAACGGACAACTTGTACGTCATTATTTAGTAGATCAAACACTAGAATTAAGCCCCATGCAATCCATTGAATATGTCATCGAAGAAGATGATACCGAAGGAGGTACAGGTGCCAATTTCATCATCAACTGGGCAGCTAATAATCAACATGTTACCCCTATTTTCCAAGGCGTGATGATTTCTACCAACGGACAACAAGGAATCTCATTCTTAACAGAAGGCGTTTCTATTTGCAAAAAATAA
- a CDS encoding TrkH family potassium uptake protein: MYGYLVILFVGFGLLCLPFFQTTSIRVIDNLFIATSALSTTGLATVSIPESYNLGGQIVILLLVQIGGLGYMSIGSFIVLLTRRKLTEMNFELINYDFSLPEHFEVRSFIRDMVIVTLVIELIGAILLAFIFWNAGENNAVWNGIFHSISAFCTAGLSLFPDSFVGYRDHFFLNFVISFLSIAGALGFIVFTDLFERFSGRKEKITLTSKIIIHFTFWGILLGAAVLFLSDLSIANLAPEKRLLASLFQSVAAFTTVGFNSYNISNISSGPLFFMLLLMIIGASPSGTGGGMKSTTVTTLYAQLKSTFRGTQDIIYMHCKIPEHRIRLATSNFFFYVLVVCLGTYLLLLVQPQDKFEVLFEAVSALGTVGLSTGITSDLSVLGKIIVMILMFLGRVGPLSFGMILFHSNYQEPKIKEEDVAI; this comes from the coding sequence ATGTATGGGTACTTAGTTATTCTGTTTGTTGGATTTGGGTTGCTTTGCCTTCCGTTCTTTCAAACTACCTCCATTCGAGTCATAGACAATCTATTTATCGCTACATCTGCCCTCTCAACCACAGGCTTGGCAACGGTAAGCATTCCTGAATCTTACAATTTGGGTGGTCAGATTGTCATTTTACTACTAGTTCAAATAGGTGGTTTGGGGTATATGTCTATTGGTTCTTTTATTGTTTTATTAACTCGCAGAAAGCTTACTGAGATGAACTTTGAGCTAATCAATTATGACTTTAGCTTGCCCGAACATTTTGAAGTTAGAAGCTTTATTCGAGATATGGTTATTGTTACTTTGGTTATAGAACTAATCGGAGCTATTCTCTTAGCGTTCATCTTTTGGAATGCAGGCGAAAACAATGCTGTTTGGAATGGCATTTTTCACAGCATCTCTGCTTTTTGCACGGCAGGTTTAAGCTTATTTCCAGATAGTTTTGTTGGATATCGAGACCACTTTTTCTTAAATTTTGTTATCTCTTTTTTATCTATTGCAGGAGCATTGGGTTTTATTGTTTTTACCGATTTATTTGAACGTTTTTCTGGACGAAAGGAAAAAATAACCCTTACTAGTAAAATTATTATACATTTCACTTTTTGGGGCATTTTGTTAGGGGCTGCTGTTCTTTTTTTGAGCGATTTATCTATTGCCAACTTAGCCCCTGAAAAGCGGTTACTAGCATCCTTATTCCAAAGTGTTGCAGCTTTTACAACCGTTGGTTTCAATTCTTATAATATTAGCAATATTAGTTCAGGACCTTTGTTTTTTATGCTATTGTTAATGATTATTGGAGCCTCTCCATCAGGAACTGGTGGGGGAATGAAATCAACAACCGTTACAACGTTGTATGCCCAACTGAAAAGTACGTTTAGGGGAACACAAGACATTATTTATATGCACTGCAAAATTCCTGAACACAGAATACGACTGGCAACTAGCAATTTTTTCTTTTACGTCTTAGTAGTTTGCCTAGGCACTTACTTATTGTTATTGGTCCAACCACAAGACAAATTTGAGGTCTTATTTGAGGCTGTTTCGGCACTTGGAACAGTTGGATTAAGTACTGGCATAACAAGTGATTTAAGCGTTTTGGGCAAAATAATTGTTATGATACTTATGTTTTTAGGTCGAGTCGGTCCATTGTCTTTTGGAATGATCTTATTTCACAGCAATTATCAAGAACCAAAAATCAAAGAAGAAGATGTGGCAATTTAA
- a CDS encoding energy transducer TonB, which produces MKFTTLFMLGCFLVSSTMLLAQQTISEIQTEADQIKKEEGSISFSYAEKLLELAQMYQIQKDFQKATDLDQEVTLILNTFSDSIPPDYETEYIIQGQLENLRLKQYLTQWESFIRQEQYSTAQQLIQEKDWIERSIKAKAYLGIMHFFQIAHRFIGSQHEDYLNNWEKAYFLYNSVNYYNLQQARNLWKAITQHRAQESQEESFTHLEVLFGYASFCDRTNDTETYNTLKTTIEKHWPYAFGNNADYVPPQEDLDVKDDITLPEEEGKEENSPIFVSVEEMPRFPGCEALQEDHKEKKACADLKLLQFIYKKITYPTPALENGIQGMSVVSFTVTEYGTIVDFKILRDPGGACGQEALRVIKFMNELPSRWTPGKQRGKHVRVKYNLPVRFKLT; this is translated from the coding sequence ATGAAATTCACAACACTTTTTATGTTGGGTTGCTTCTTAGTATCTTCCACTATGCTATTGGCTCAACAAACTATTTCAGAAATCCAAACAGAGGCTGATCAAATAAAAAAAGAGGAAGGTTCTATCAGTTTTTCATATGCTGAAAAATTATTGGAACTTGCCCAAATGTACCAAATTCAAAAAGATTTTCAGAAAGCCACCGATTTGGACCAAGAAGTAACGCTTATTTTAAATACGTTTTCTGACAGTATTCCTCCAGATTATGAAACCGAATACATCATTCAAGGACAATTAGAAAACCTGCGTTTAAAGCAATACTTGACACAATGGGAAAGTTTTATAAGACAGGAACAATATTCCACTGCGCAACAATTGATTCAAGAAAAAGATTGGATAGAACGAAGCATTAAAGCAAAAGCATACTTGGGTATCATGCATTTCTTTCAAATTGCTCATCGGTTTATAGGTAGCCAACACGAAGATTATTTGAATAACTGGGAGAAAGCTTATTTTTTATACAATAGTGTCAACTACTATAACTTGCAACAAGCTAGAAATCTTTGGAAAGCAATTACTCAGCATCGAGCTCAGGAGTCTCAAGAAGAAAGTTTTACACACCTTGAAGTATTGTTTGGATATGCTAGTTTTTGTGATAGAACCAATGACACAGAAACCTATAACACCTTAAAAACAACCATTGAAAAACATTGGCCTTATGCCTTTGGAAACAATGCGGACTATGTACCACCACAAGAGGACTTAGATGTAAAGGACGATATCACTTTGCCAGAAGAAGAAGGAAAAGAAGAAAATTCTCCCATATTTGTTTCAGTAGAAGAAATGCCTAGGTTTCCAGGTTGTGAAGCACTCCAAGAAGATCATAAAGAGAAAAAAGCTTGCGCAGATCTAAAACTATTGCAATTTATCTACAAAAAAATAACCTATCCTACACCTGCTTTAGAAAACGGCATACAAGGGATGTCTGTCGTTAGTTTTACAGTAACAGAATATGGTACTATTGTTGATTTTAAAATCCTTAGAGATCCAGGCGGTGCTTGTGGACAAGAGGCATTGCGAGTAATTAAATTCATGAATGAATTGCCAAGTCGCTGGACGCCAGGGAAACAAAGAGGGAAACATGTTCGAGTAAAATATAATTTGCCCGTTAGATTTAAGCTGACTTAA